In a single window of the Nisaea sediminum genome:
- a CDS encoding BMP family lipoprotein, whose product MKQWVLAAIAAIGLGAAADAAEFKPAVVFDMGGKFDKSFNEGVYEGAERFKKETGTSYLEFEVTNETQREQAIRRMARKGANPILGVGFAQGPAIEKVAKEFPDLSFAIIDSVVDVPNVQSIVFNEHEGSFLVGVLAAKASKTGTISFVGGMDIPLIRRFACGYVGGGPLGDGGIKGVPKKDRQGRGPG is encoded by the coding sequence ATGAAACAGTGGGTACTGGCGGCGATTGCCGCGATCGGTCTCGGCGCCGCCGCCGATGCCGCGGAATTCAAGCCGGCCGTCGTCTTCGACATGGGCGGCAAGTTCGACAAGAGCTTCAACGAAGGCGTCTACGAAGGGGCAGAGCGCTTCAAGAAGGAAACCGGCACCAGCTATCTCGAGTTCGAGGTCACCAACGAGACCCAGCGCGAACAGGCGATCCGCCGCATGGCGCGCAAGGGCGCCAATCCGATCCTCGGCGTCGGCTTCGCCCAAGGCCCGGCGATCGAGAAGGTCGCGAAAGAATTTCCGGATCTCAGCTTCGCCATCATCGACAGCGTGGTGGACGTGCCGAACGTGCAGTCCATCGTCTTCAACGAGCATGAAGGCTCGTTCCTGGTCGGCGTGCTCGCCGCCAAGGCCTCGAAGACCGGCACCATCAGCTTCGTCGGCGGCATGGACATTCCGCTTATCCGCCGCTTCGCCTGCGGCTATGTCGGCGGGGGCCCCTTGGGCGACGGGGGCATCAAAGGGGTCCCCAAAAAGGACCGGCAAGGGCGGGGGCCAGGG
- a CDS encoding DUF1491 family protein, with translation MSAPRLKSKLLVQAGLRQCMAMGIMATVVRSGDDDAGAVYLKINRLGPGFTILALAREIDGSLAWRSRTGDAPVPEQEADAVLERERRIDPDIWVLEIEDREGRNPLEGALFF, from the coding sequence ATGAGCGCACCGCGCCTCAAGTCGAAATTGCTGGTTCAGGCCGGTCTCAGGCAGTGCATGGCCATGGGGATCATGGCGACCGTGGTCCGCTCCGGCGATGATGACGCGGGCGCGGTCTATCTCAAGATCAACCGCCTCGGCCCCGGCTTCACAATCCTGGCACTCGCTCGTGAGATAGACGGCAGTCTCGCCTGGCGGTCGCGCACCGGCGACGCGCCGGTCCCGGAACAAGAGGCCGACGCGGTGCTGGAGCGCGAGCGCCGGATCGATCCGGATATCTGGGTTCTGGAGATCGAGGACCGGGAAGGGCGCAATCCGCTCGAAGGCGCGCTGTTCTTCTGA
- a CDS encoding cupin domain-containing protein, with amino-acid sequence MEINADFSRFVATDSNQLPWVPSPMPGVDRRMLDRIGEEVARATTIVRYAADSEFSAHTHGGGEEFLVLDGTFSDEHGDYGPGMYVRNPVGSSHSPFTRAGCTIFVKLWQMREEDQEFVRVDTRAPDARWEEGAVDGIAVLPLFDAEDEHVYLTRYEAGAAQPPFEMAGGGEFLVLEGAVESGGVRYGTGSWLRFPKGARAEFAAREKALVWTKTGHLAGLGSGK; translated from the coding sequence ATGGAGATCAACGCCGATTTCTCGCGCTTCGTCGCGACCGACAGCAACCAGTTGCCCTGGGTCCCGTCACCGATGCCCGGGGTTGACCGACGGATGCTGGACCGGATCGGGGAGGAAGTGGCGCGGGCGACGACCATCGTGCGCTACGCGGCGGACAGCGAATTTTCCGCCCACACCCATGGCGGCGGCGAGGAGTTCCTCGTACTCGACGGCACCTTCTCCGACGAACACGGCGATTACGGGCCGGGCATGTATGTCCGCAATCCGGTCGGCTCCAGCCATTCGCCCTTCACCCGTGCCGGCTGCACCATCTTCGTGAAGCTCTGGCAGATGCGGGAGGAGGACCAGGAGTTCGTGCGGGTCGACACGCGCGCGCCGGACGCGCGCTGGGAAGAGGGAGCCGTGGACGGAATCGCCGTGCTGCCGCTGTTCGATGCGGAGGATGAGCATGTGTATCTCACTCGCTACGAGGCGGGTGCGGCGCAACCGCCCTTCGAGATGGCGGGCGGTGGAGAGTTTCTCGTGCTGGAAGGTGCGGTCGAGAGCGGCGGAGTGCGCTACGGGACCGGGAGCTGGCTGCGCTTTCCGAAAGGCGCGCGGGCCGAGTTCGCCGCGCGGGAAAAGGCGCTGGTCTGGACCAAGACCGGCCACTTGGCCGGTCTTGGATCCGGGAAGTGA
- a CDS encoding peptidylprolyl isomerase, with the protein MSDQENQLFIDLDHGRVVVELKPDLAPKHVTRVKELAREGFYDGIVFHRVIDGFMAQTGDPTGSGMGGSGQKLDAEFSDAPFRRGTVGAARAQNPNSADSQFFICFKDARFLDGQYTVWGEVVEGMEYVDMIKRGEPPVDPDKMVKVQVAADAE; encoded by the coding sequence GTGAGCGATCAGGAAAACCAACTCTTTATCGACCTCGACCACGGCCGCGTGGTCGTCGAACTGAAGCCGGATCTGGCGCCGAAGCATGTCACGCGGGTGAAGGAACTCGCCCGCGAGGGCTTCTATGACGGCATCGTCTTCCACCGGGTGATCGACGGCTTCATGGCGCAGACCGGCGACCCGACCGGCTCCGGCATGGGCGGCTCCGGCCAGAAGCTGGACGCGGAATTCTCCGACGCCCCGTTCCGCCGCGGCACCGTGGGCGCGGCCCGGGCACAGAATCCGAACAGCGCCGACAGCCAGTTCTTCATCTGCTTCAAGGACGCCCGCTTCCTCGACGGTCAGTACACCGTCTGGGGCGAGGTCGTCGAAGGCATGGAATATGTCGACATGATCAAGCGCGGCGAGCCGCCGGTCGACCCGGACAAGATGGTCAAGGTCCAGGTCGCAGCCGACGCCGAATAA
- a CDS encoding peptidylprolyl isomerase yields MARRLFVLLVLLAAIAFGGPARAADLENTLYLDLEYGRVEITLRPDLAPNHVARIKELARKNFYDGIIFHRVIDGFMAQTGDPTGTGMGGSGQKLKAEFTNAPFVRGTVGAARARNPDSADSQWFICFQDCQFLNGQYTVWGVVSKGMEYVDMIKRGEPPANPDHIVALRVAADVK; encoded by the coding sequence ATGGCCCGACGTCTCTTCGTCCTGCTGGTGCTGCTTGCCGCGATCGCCTTTGGCGGACCGGCGCGCGCGGCGGACCTCGAAAACACGCTCTATCTCGATCTCGAATATGGCCGGGTGGAAATCACCCTGCGGCCGGACCTCGCGCCGAACCATGTCGCGCGGATCAAGGAACTGGCCCGCAAGAATTTCTATGACGGCATCATCTTCCACCGCGTGATCGACGGCTTCATGGCCCAGACCGGCGATCCGACCGGCACCGGCATGGGCGGCTCCGGACAGAAGCTGAAGGCGGAGTTCACGAACGCCCCCTTCGTCCGCGGCACCGTGGGCGCCGCCCGGGCGCGCAATCCGGACAGCGCCGACAGCCAGTGGTTCATCTGCTTCCAGGACTGCCAGTTCCTCAATGGCCAGTACACGGTCTGGGGCGTGGTCTCGAAGGGCATGGAATATGTCGACATGATCAAGCGCGGCGAACCGCCGGCGAACCCCGATCATATCGTCGCGCTGCGCGTCGCCGCGGACGTCAAGTAA
- a CDS encoding cobyric acid synthase: MTAKTLMFQGTGSDVGKSVLVAGLCRLAARNGLRVRPFKPQNMSNNAAVTVDGGEIGRAQALQARAAGIEPHTDMNPVLLKPESELGAQVVVQGKVRGHAKARAYQAMKPELLGAVRDSFERLRADADLILVEGAGSPAEVNLRAGDIANMGFAETVDCPVVLIGDIDRGGVIASLVGTHNVIPPRDRERIAAFLINKFRGDVSLFDEGLRIVTEHTGWPSLGVVPYFPEARKLPAEDAVALEHATREGSGPLKIAVPRLSRIANFDDLDPLRLEPEVSVEIVEPGRCLPGDATLILIPGSKSTIGDLQDLRAQGWDIDIAAHVRRGGRALGICGGYQMLGRRVHDPDGLEGPAGSADGLGLLDVETVLTPEKSLTRISGETSAGAAIAGYEIHIGRTDGPDRARPFAVIDDGSGPHEDGATSPDGRIAGSYVHGMFASDGFRRAFLAELGATRLAETSFETVIDGVLDRLADHLETHIDTARLFSLAR, encoded by the coding sequence ATGACCGCGAAAACGCTGATGTTCCAGGGAACCGGCTCCGATGTCGGGAAATCCGTTCTGGTCGCCGGGCTCTGCCGCCTCGCCGCTCGGAATGGCCTCCGCGTGCGGCCGTTCAAGCCGCAAAACATGTCGAACAATGCCGCCGTCACGGTGGATGGCGGGGAGATCGGCCGGGCGCAGGCGCTACAGGCCCGCGCCGCCGGGATCGAACCGCATACAGACATGAATCCGGTGCTGTTGAAGCCGGAATCCGAGCTCGGCGCCCAGGTTGTGGTGCAGGGCAAGGTCCGCGGACATGCCAAGGCCCGCGCCTATCAGGCGATGAAGCCCGAGCTCCTGGGCGCGGTCCGCGACAGCTTCGAGCGCCTCAGGGCCGACGCCGATCTCATCCTGGTGGAAGGCGCCGGCAGCCCGGCGGAGGTCAATCTGCGCGCCGGCGACATCGCCAATATGGGCTTCGCCGAGACCGTCGATTGTCCGGTCGTCCTGATCGGCGATATCGACCGCGGCGGCGTCATCGCCTCGCTGGTCGGCACCCACAACGTCATCCCGCCCCGCGACCGGGAACGGATCGCGGCCTTCCTCATCAACAAGTTCCGCGGCGACGTCTCGCTGTTCGACGAGGGGCTCCGGATCGTGACGGAGCATACCGGCTGGCCCTCGCTCGGCGTCGTTCCCTATTTCCCGGAGGCGCGGAAGCTCCCGGCCGAGGACGCCGTCGCGCTGGAGCATGCAACGCGAGAGGGGTCCGGACCGCTAAAGATCGCGGTGCCCCGGCTTTCCCGGATCGCCAATTTCGACGACCTCGACCCGCTGCGCCTCGAACCGGAGGTGTCGGTAGAAATCGTCGAGCCCGGGCGATGCCTGCCGGGCGATGCGACGCTCATCCTGATCCCCGGGTCGAAATCGACCATCGGCGACCTGCAGGACCTGCGCGCGCAGGGATGGGATATCGATATCGCGGCCCATGTCCGCCGCGGCGGCCGGGCGCTCGGCATCTGCGGCGGCTATCAGATGCTCGGCCGCCGGGTGCACGATCCGGACGGGCTGGAAGGTCCCGCAGGGTCTGCGGACGGTCTCGGCCTGCTCGATGTCGAGACTGTGCTCACGCCGGAAAAGTCATTGACCCGGATCTCCGGAGAAACCTCGGCAGGGGCCGCCATCGCGGGCTACGAGATCCATATCGGACGGACGGACGGTCCCGACCGAGCCCGTCCATTCGCCGTCATCGATGACGGCAGCGGCCCGCACGAGGACGGGGCCACGTCCCCGGACGGCCGTATCGCCGGTTCCTACGTGCATGGCATGTTCGCGTCCGACGGGTTCCGCCGGGCCTTCCTCGCGGAACTCGGCGCGACGCGCCTTGCTGAGACCTCCTTCGAGACCGTGATCGACGGTGTACTGGACCGCCTCGCCGATCATCTGGAAACGCATATCGACACCGCGCGGCTCTTCTCGCTTGCCCGCTGA